TCAGCAACGGCAAGATTACGTTAATGTGTTTACTTAAGTTAGCAAGTGCagtttttcgattttctttcaaCCTTTGAATCTCAAATTGCCTACCCTTCTCTGTAGGAATCCGTTTTCTCGCGTCCACAGCCATGTCCGCGCGCGTTTCCTGAGAATCCACGAGAGGAGATATTGCAAGTGGCGACAAGCTGCGAAGAGTCTCAAGTTCCATATCCATTTTGCATCCAAtgtcttatttttttcttctatgAATCACCTTCCTTGTCTTCTTCATGTCCTTCCTTGTGTGATTCACTCTAGGTCAACCTGTAACAGCTGTAAATCTTTCGTTGGTTCGTTTAGATCAACGCGGGAAACGCTCGACACTGTCCCGGCCTCTTTACAATATGAAAATTCGTGTTTACCGTAACCTTGATTCACGAGTGTTCGTAATGTTTAATCCCTTAAATTTTCCGTAAATTCCTTGACAATGACAGTCTGATTAGCGTTCCTTTAACCATAAACGGGGCAAATAACAACTTCTATTTCGTCATCACTGCATAcgggatcccatgagattgcATCGCGCATGCGCACATCAGTGCTAACGCTTCGCTTCATCAGTAGACAAAGCTTTCTCCAACTGCGTTCGAAGTTTTTTGCCGCTTTTgtgaaactttttttgtggactCTCGACTAATCGTGACACAGGATGTCCGCTCCacgagaagaagaaagaaaattcgCAGGCAGATAAGAATTCATCGCCACAAACCGGCATTGGTACGTTGGCGGGAATTTTGCAGGGAATTCAGACCTCGCTGGAAGACCTTTCTGCGGCTACGAAGAGCCAGTCTGCCGCTTTCCAAAGCCTCCATGAAGACCTTCTTCTCCGCGAGGACTCAAACGACGAACATAAGGACAACGATAGCCGGGAAACTAGCACGGTTGACCCCACTCGTGTTGTGACTGACTTGCTTGCCTCGAGCAGTGATGGTGTCAACAGCCAAACTACCTACCCGTCAGGAAAGTTCTGACACAGAGCAAAAATCTGACTTACTTGATAGCCTGACACAGGCTTTTATTTCTTCTGTAAAGTAGTCTCCACCTATTGCTACCCAAATTGCTGATCTGATCGACAACATTTTATCGGGAAAGCTCTCCGCCGACACGGCGAAAGAGCGCGGCGGGAAGTATTTCCCGCTGGAGAACTATAGCCGTGTTGGCACAGTTACGGTCAATGAAGAAATCTGGGATTTGTTATCCAGACGTGCTAAAACTGTTGATCTCGCTTTTCAGCGAGTACAAGATACCCTGACTCAGGGTCTTTCCTCTCTTGCACTTCTGGCTGATAAGACCAACACAAGGATCAGCGCCAAAGACGTCTTGCAACACGTCATGGATAGTCTTGTGCTTATTAGCCAAGCGAACTGGAGCTTGAACATGAAGAGACGCGAactgatacaatacaatacaatacatacttaattgactgctccccataggggctttccAGGgctaatgaaacacaatgaaatgactgaacagaacaacaacaactgttaagaatcccaactggcttgaggcaaaccagttggctatttacaagtgcaactgggaagttgaaccagggactaccaggatcaaattcaaccagtggttgaagacaagcgccctaaccactgggccacactgcctcccccTGATCAAACCTGACCTAGAATCCCCCTTTACAAGGTTATGTAAACCAGAATTTGCTCCCACCACCAAACTTTTTGGTGATGACCTATCCAAGCAGTTGAAAGAACTGACCGAGGTAAGCCGAGTGGGAAAACAATTGCAAAAGAAGGCCCCAGAACAGAAACGTTTCTACCAGAAACCATATGACCGACCACGGCATACCTCAAACAAAAAGGCTATCATGGGAAAGAAGCCTTTTTTGGCGTACAGCCGTGCGACTTTCTAGCCAGGAACGTCGCATAAGAAAAGCAACCAGAAGAACCATTAAATACACAGGTTAGCATAAAGGTGAATCCTCCAGTACTGTTAAATGATACAGTTGAGAATTACCACACCCTCTCTTTCACTGCAGGACAAGTGAAAAATCACTTGTGTCAATAGGAAAATATTACACAGGATCCTGTAATTCTGAATGCTATTCAGCACTACAATATTGAGTTTGAGGAGACACCTCCTCTGCAAATTGTGATTCCCAAGAATATTATTTTCTCTGCACCAGACAGAGAGATTGTTAACATTGAAATTGCTAAACTCCTTAGCAAAGGGGTCATAGAAGGAGCTCATTATACCCCAGATAGCTACATCTCCAATGTGTTTGTCCGACCTAAAAAGGATAACACTCATCGGATGATTTTGAATCTCAAATCTCTTAATAAATTTGTGGCTTACCACCACTTTAAAATGGATACTTTCCAAACAGCGGTGAAGCTCATTCCTCCTGGTTGCTTTATGGCATCTGTCAATTTGCGAGACGCATACTATTCTATTCCTATTGCTtcagaagaaagaaaatatttgatgtTTGAATGGCAAGGCTCATATTTTCAGTTTACTTGCCTACGTAACGGATTATCCTGAGCCCCACGGATTTTTACTAAAATTCTGAAGCCAGTTTATGCCCATCTTAGAGTGTCGGGTCATACATGTATGGGACATATTGACGACTCGTTACTCATTGCTCAGAATCCCAGTGATTGTGTAAACAATATCCATGACACAGTTCACTTATTCTCTAAACTCGGCCTCATTGTGCATCCAGAGAAATCAATTTTGAAGGCAACTCAAGAAATGGAATTCCTTGGATTCATAATTAATAGTCTTACCATGACAGTACGACTATCAGCTTTTAAATCTACAAAAGTACAGAAAGCTTGCCAAGATGTGTTGAAAAGCAAGCATATCACTGTACGGGATGTGGCCCATGTGATAGGCCTTTTGGTCTCGAGCCTTCCTGCAGTACAATTTGGGGACCTTTATTACAGGAGGTTAGAGAGGTGACTATGATGCTGTAATGAACCTACCTGAACATTCCAAGGCTGAATTGTTGTCGTGGATAAACAATATAGCTCAGTCACAAAGACTCCTTCTCACAAGTAACCCTGACCTCATCCTAAccacagatgcttcacttttGGGTTGGGGAGCAGTTTTAAATGGGATGGCAACTGGTGGGCACTGGAGTGCTGAGGAACAGGGCTTTCATATAAACTACCTAGAAATGAAAGCCCTATCGCTAGGTTTGAAATCCCTTTGTCCAAATGCCCACGATACCCACATCTGCGTTCAGTCTGATAATACTACTACTGTGACCTACATCAATGCCATGGGTGGTGTAAAATCAGAGACCTGTAATGACATGGCCCTCCAGATTTGGGAGTGGTGCATAGCTCGACAAATTTGGCTAAGTGCTAGACACATTCCTGGATCTCAAAACATCCAAGTTGACACAGTTTCACGAGCATTGGCTATTGTCAAACGAAGTGTTTCAATCCATTCTTAGTCACTGGGGCCCCTTTCACATGGATATGTTTCCATCAAGACATAACTATAAAGTAAAGGACTATGTGGCCTGGCGACCTAACCCAGGGGCTGCATTTATTGATGCATTTTGTGTTAACTGGGAGCCTTATTTTTTCTATGCCTTTCCCCCTTTTAGTTTGATTCCCCGATGCCTGACGAAAATAGAGAACGACCAAGCCACAGGACTACTGATCGTACTCTATTGGACAACAAAATCTTGGTTCTCACATCTGTTGACCCTTCTGGTGGACAACCCACTGCTTCTTCCTCAGTCAGACAACTTGTTACTTTTGCCTGACACCGGGGAACAACACCCCCTTCGAAAGAAAATGAGATTAATGGCATGCAAACTATCCGGACAAGCCTCCTGCAGAGAATTGTTTCTCACAAAGCAACCGAAATCATCATGCATTCCTGGGCAGATGCTTCCCTCAAGCACTACAAGCCTTACCTCCAAACCTGGATCAAGCTGTGTAGTGCATGGAAGATTAATCCTTATGATCCATCTCTAACTCGAGTCCTGGATTTTCTTGTCTCCCTTTTTGAAAGAGGTCTTAAATATGATGCCATCAATACAGCTAAGTCAGCTATATCGGCCATAACTGAACCCAAGCGCGGTCTTACACTCGGAAGCCAACCTCTAATCTCGAGGTTTATGAAAGGTGTGTTGCGAAGCAGACCCCTGTCCCTCGTTATGAAGCTACTTGGGATGTTCAAGTTGTCATATCTCATCTGGCCTCTTTTGCTCCAGTAAACCAGTTGGACCTTAATTCCCTTACCCACAAACTTGTTATGTTAGTGGCACTGGTCTCGGTACAGAGAATGCAGAGCATCCATTTACTTGACTTACAGTTGATGAAAACAGGAACTGATATGGTTGAGTTTGCGTTTCCAACACACATTAAACAGAGCCGACCTGGTTACAAAAACCCATCACTTCAGCTGAAAGCTTATCCCGCAGACCCTGGATTGTGCGTTGTCACTCACCTGAGGGAATATATTGTAAGGACTCAGGAACTACGAGGATCGGAGAGCAAGTTGCTTATAAGCTATGTACGACCTCATCATGCCGTGTCTAAAGACACCATAGCTCGTTGGGTGCGTACTGTTATGATGGGTGCTGGGCTGGATGTCGCCATATTTAAGCCACACAGTACTCGATCTGCTGCAATATCGAAAGCCAAGAGGGCATGTGTCCCTCTCACTGACATACTGAAGCATGCTGGGTGGTCCAACCACCGAACATTTGACAGATTTTACAACAATCCAGTTGTGGAAGACTCTATTTTTTGCAGATTCTGTTCTTAAAATAAACTGATTTTACAGTAGGTATTTTGCACATGTGTTCATATTTGTCAGATGAGTTGAGTACCTCTTGTGACAGGCAGACGTTACAGTTACTGTTCAGAACACTACATGCCTCTTTTTACCTCATGTGAATGTCATGCTTTaaaatctcatgggatcccgGATGCAGTGACGACGAAAtagaattgaaaattaaacgagacttacctggaagttgaagtttgattgtaattctgtGAGTCATAACACTGCATCTAGGGATCACATGCACCCCCATCAGTAGCTATATAGCTCTGTCCCACCCGATGTTATTTGACCTTTTTATGCACTGTCACAGTATTATGAACCATGCATGTGATCAACATTCACATTGGAGCTTTGAATACTGATGTGCGCATGCGCGATGCAATCTCATGTGATCCCTAGATGCAGTGTtatgactcatagaattacaatcaaacttcaacttccaggtaagtcgcGTTTAATTTTCAATTAGTCAACAAAAACGTGTAGCGCCGAGGTTTGACCTAAACTGGAATGAACCTCGATCAAATCACGTGACCTAAAGGCTCGGATGCACTGGTCCGATTGCACAgaataatcaacaaataaaactagCATTTACAGACGGCTTATATGGGGGGTTGAAAGTGTGACCCTCAAAgtccaacatggaaacgaggcttaccCTTCAAATGCAACCATCGTCAACGGTGGCGAATCTTCGCCAAAAATTCTCATACTTCAAATTGGGGTGTGTCTGACACATAACAGTAATAGAACGGATCACGTGACCACGCTAACGGGAAAACGAGGCTGGATTACATCGTTGTCATTATaatcattagggaccttaagcaagcacgacgaagacgactacgagaacgttgtctaaaaatattatttcccgttactgtaataattttacgATTACTCCATGTcgttcggcttggaaagtgtgaatgcacaacccaagaataaaattgatgagaacggtgtggatattcagagagaaaattgaaaattcgtcatcatgtgctctcgtcctccacatgacctcaaatttgatcatttcacgtcgtagtcaagacgagaacggcaaagaaatgtatcaaaatgtaaaacgcacgtgcctggcgtgcaaagctattgtttttgtccactaaatatgcaaatttgcggccttctcgtagccgtcctcgtcgtccttgcttaaggtccctattatcaACATTATCAACAACAGATGAGTCCTGGCCATCGTCATCAGCAGCATCATCACATCTTCCATCATCTTCAGTACAAAAAGAGACAAGATGATCTAGGATCGTAAGTCAGGCTGTGGCCACACATGTGCTGCTAAGGATCATGAGCGTTgtgtagtagttctaaaaaaagATGTGTAATTAATAATAGATGGAAAGATGTGCATGTCTCAAAGAAAGATCACGAAATTTGTAATCACACTGGcaaaaacaacatgcatttcTTCATGAAAACATTGCTGACTTGAATATCTCAACTCCACAAATATCAAGACTTGGGTAAATCTGCACTTGTGAGGTGTCTGTTGATGCTCAGGTGACGatagaatttgtttccttgttcAGCTATAGATGCAACATAACATTTCGGATTTCCAATAACTACAAGACTTTGCTGTTGAGTAACACATTGCATAAAGCCCTACAGCACAGcattgtttacaagtgcagttgcaTTGTTCTCTAACACCGTTCACTGCAGTTATTTCATATGTACTAATCTGCAGCTGAAATCCAGTCTGGCGGACCGAAACGGCTCCAAAGCGTTCTTTGCATCTCTGAAGGAAGTATATGGTCCGCAGGGTGCCTGCTTGGACCCCGTGAAGAGCATTGACGGCAGCGTGCCTCATACGGAGAAAGGCAAGATTATGGAGAGGTGGAGAGAACACTTCAACCTTCTGCTAAACCCAGAGTCCAGTGCCGAGGATGGTGCCAGCAAGAGCCCACAGCTACCTGTCAGGTACCACATGGACGCGCCACCAACTGCAGAAGAACGTCATATGGCCATCAAAAGAACAAAATGCGGGAAAGCCGTGGGACCAGATTGTATACCACCTGAAGTCTGGAAATACGGTGGAGCAACGTTGAGAAACAAACATTTGCAACTTTTCTGCAATATCTGGTCAACAACAGCAGAAGTCCCCCAGGATTTTAAAGATGCTACCATCGTGACAAGCTACAAAAGAAAAGGGGATCGTGCATAGTGTGGCAATCATAGAGGAATCTCACTTCTGTCAGTAGCAGGAAAGATACTGGCCAAAATTCTACAACACCGACTGCAGTCCTTGGCTGAAGACATTCTTCCTGAGAGTCAGTGTGGATTCAGAGCCAACGGATCCACGCGAGATATGATATTCACACTGCGGCAACTGCAAGAAAAGTCAGCTGAGTAACGTCAACCTTTTATTGTAACCTTCGTGGATTTCAGAAAGGCTTCTGATACTGTCGACAGAGACACACTATGGAAATTACTGAGTCGTTACGGTTGCCCGCAAATCTTCATCAGTGTTGCGCAGTTTCCATGATGGCATGACTGCCAGCATTTTCTGTGGTGACGGATGTTCAGACCCATTTAGTGTCGGACACGGTTTGAAACAAGACTGCGTTCTGGCGCCAACCCTATTCACTATTTTCCTTGCTGCTGTCCTAAAAGGCATGCCAGAAGAACTTGGTGATCTCTACATACGAACCAGAAGTGATCTTTTCAATCTCAGGCGCCTGAAAGCAAAGAATAAAACGCAGGAACTACTGATCCAAGAGCTGCTCTTTGCGGATGATTCGGCACTGGTGACCCACAGTCTTCAGGCAATGCAAGATCTACTGACAGCctttgctgaagcatcaaagagATTCGGACTCACgatcaacatcaagaaaacagaagttctaATCCAAGACACCCATAACAAAAAGTTGAACCCTCGAGTGGTGCTCCTGAATGGTATCCCACAGGTTCACCTACCTGGGCAGTACCATCTCCAACAACGGAACTACAGATGCAGAAATATCAAGAAGAATCCAATCGGCAGCGTCGGCATCCGGAAAACTGAGAAGCCGTCTGTGGGACCAGAGAGGAATCCATCCTAAAACCAAGATGAAAGTTTACAGAGCAATTGTAATTCCCACACTTCTGTACAGCTCAGAAACTTGGACTCTCTACAGACGCCACATAAAGAGACTCGATATGGTTCAACAGAGACATCTCCGCCAACTAATGGACATCTCGTGGAAAGACCATGTATCTAATTTTCAAGTACTGGAAAGGACAGGAATGCCTAGTGTTTAAGAAATGATCACCACGTGTCAACTAAGATGGACGGGACATGTTACACGCATGGAGAACAGTAGACTACCAAAGGCCGCCTTCTATGGAGAACTAAAAAAAGGCTCAAGAAAAGTTGGGGCACCGCGACTACGCGACAAAGAACATTAATGAGTTAGAAAATTGGAGGGAAAAGGCCGAAGATCGCGTGACCTGGCGGAAGGTGGTGGCTGACGCTGCCGATGCCATCAGAAGAAGAAATGTACAGTTGTAGACGGGCAAGAGAATGCGCAGGCTGGAGAAAACACCTACACATGCTGAAGCGGCCTACAACTGTGATATTTGCGGCAGGACTTTTGAGGCAGCGATCGGACTGACCTCGCACCTGCGACACAGACATTAACTCCTCTCCGTGTCATCGTCGATATTAACGGACTgctaaagaagaagaagaatactAATCTGCAGCCCTCTGAGTTCATAATTGTCACCGAGTGAGTGTATAGCCTCGAAATACTGTAGTACGAGGCCCTGAATGGATGGTACTTCTAATAGTACACTATACCTTGGGGATGGCTTCTGCCATATTCAACTCTTGCATGAGAATCAAAAATTTATAACTTCCATTATCAGTATGATAGATACTAACACCAATACATCCTATTGTCAGAATAAATGAAGAATAATTTTGTGACAAGAGTGATTCCAATGCACTGTCTATAGGTATACTGTACTGATATCCCTCAATTATTGAATCACTGTTATGTAAATTACCTGTGTAGCTTTTACTATAATTAAGCTGGTAATTTTTCCCAGACATAGCAATCACAGCTGGTAATTCTGTTTGCATTAAATACTCTTGCCATGTACattgtgacagtgaagaatgcAATTCATTACCCATTTCCATAACTTGTATCAGgtcattacatgtattaactcctttgatattattataaatcaaaGCGCACAAACTTATAACAGAACATTGTTgcccagcattcacaccaaataCTGTAATATCACCTTGACTATATGGTGCCTTTGCTGTCAAGGTTGGATCGATATTATTCATTGGAGGCCCAGGATTTGTTTCTATGTCATAATTTACATAGATTTATTTCAGCACAGCATCGTCTATGATCACCATGCATTCTTGTACAAACTCATTGGTCCACAGCATGTGTACAACACTTGatattttttcagatttaagtCAGATTTACGCATTTTCGCGTTCCAGTGTATTTTTCAAAGCAAGTCAAACGTACTGCTTGACGAAATTTTCGTCGAATAGaagccaggggcacccaacgtcaattttcggaaaatatctgttcagaAGACGATTTgtgatctagaattttcggaacatttgttgtaaaattccttgtttgcccgcctgtcctaggattttcgaacatccaaaacatggtataattgcccattttcaacggatatttaccctaaaaaggtcacctagaatttttgggagAATTGTTTCTGGCTGAAATATTCGAAAAGGtgagttttgatccctataattttcggatcactagactttcagctagggaatccgaacagatgaaaaatttttaggggataaaatgatgcctatatctaccgtttaaatactaaaatacgtttaacaatgctatgtttaagtggttttgaactatattattCTCGTTTGGTGCCCCTGAGAAGCTGTCCTTTCcctcactttttcaaaaaaaccgAGACTGGCAATTATTTACCTTCATTTCACTTGCCTTCTCAGCCTGCAACTGATGTAACCATGAATTTTTGACGACCAAGTAGTAATCTTAAGAATCTTTTCCCACACAAATACCCTcagttttctgcttttctgcgaCAGACGTTTCAGCTTCTTCACAGGAATCCTACTTGGTTCGCGATCACGACATCTCGACACATGGCATTCACGTACAACACGGTTATGATTACAATACACAAATTTAGCGTAACGAGATCTCAATTCctctctttattttattttcactacgcCATCATGTTGATGATGTACAAATGGCTGCATTGCCTCCCCTaatacatcacattttcccaggACATTCAACATTGCTCGTGTTGGTAACGCAATCGCATACGCGAACGTACATGGTTACACAGAAAACTAAAGCAGTACAAAGAGAAATTGATAGAACTGATAATTCACTTGATCCTTTGTACAAGATATATGAAATAATGATTATGAAATTAGAGAAGAAGTTACTTGCATCTTCAGCTTCGGTAGGTGGCTTCTCTCTCATCCAACATGACGGCTTTCTTGTTGGCGTTGTTGTCCTCCGTGCCATTAAGCTGATTTATTGTACATTGTAGTCatcatctgtcttctcattggctaaaagcctacagtttattctgggaaacagcgcaatctagagattattcactaatctgtacctacaGTATCGTAAATACTTTAGTTCTTGGGCCAttgtagtttgatcaaaaataagacacaaacagcagtgataaacatattgaacttgttcattttgattatgacttgacgtttcgtatgtgctctacatacattttcaaaagtaaccgttgaaatttaaaacagctatttatatataacaaagcggatgaggggactggaacctacaatgctagacatatttagttggaacactcagcgaatggtcagaatcatcgtgttacaagatcgtagcttataccacatcccccttcccccattcaggaagggggaaacggcgatgggtgttccaacaaatgtgacgagtattttagcctaccaaaaatattaagatgctggttaactttgaCAAGGAGTGAGATTTCcgttgattctacaggggcataaacgtaacgtaagaaccgtgcgtgtctggtcttgtcgagacagaggtgagagatgatttcatgcagagtgGAACGCTTAAATcgttctgttgtaaacatggcggttcacagcaccagtgaagtcatctctctggcctttctgtggacgaattcgaggacctaccgatacaatttgagcaagttttgaaagctaaaaacttcaatcgatgttGTATTTTGcctgtaggactgggtggctccacactcataggaaattcggcctggcctttagtaatttcttgtcaaagaaaccgtataatgtaaataagagattAAAGAGATTTGTAAATGCGATTTACTGTCCTGTAATGAACCAcaaaagtcaaactctacatctctatgcaaaaAGCGCATACAAAAATTCatcatattattgtataaaagtagaCATATTGTAtaaatactagacatatttagttggaactcctagcgaatggtcagaatcatcgtgttacacgatcgtagcttataccaaaTCCTCCTTCCCCCAATtaaatgttgtgtgagaatttttcgggcgactactagtagttgcgGCAATCAACATGGTAGGAAGGGGGAcccggggatgggtgttccaacaaatgtgacgagtattgtagattaagcaaatacttaacagtaaaatatataataactagaccctccgtgagcgtacactgggttgcctgtggtacgtgcaccgttccggacaattttttcaagttgggggtcattaagaccatttaaggggtcacccagaagtcataccagcagaggccctttggctcacaggttctcacacgttcgtacgacgaaacagatctgtccttgcgtaatatgtggCTGTAACagtgcacaatattgttttggtattgtgtatcattgtagtgccatggtagaagtcttgggtaaatagcctgagaagacatgtggttactagcaaagtactgaacccagaaagattgaagaaaataaatgggaagtgagaaacattggcttctgggctgacatgttgataaacttcttttcaccacaagtttaagcgtgccctctgagcatctgacagctttgtaatactaaagtttactaaagttaagcccTCTCCGGCGggattagtgtctggatgggtgaccaaaaacatatacgccttcgtaaaacagaagcattggaccgaaaatactattaacgctaacaaatgcgaacttagcaaggtacagattttgttagcttgctttatgcaaaaacaattattgatgcaaaagtaaataaatgttgatacacagttttttgaaaAAGCAGAAGGAATTTTACAGGActgtcgctcgagaataacatatttacgacatgataacaacattaattttgaaccgtgaatatagaatatatacagttacgatcagcgacaaacattttggggaaTTTTTGCTACTTTAAATTGTGTTACTGtacgtcaggggcacccaacgaccaatttgttgtaaaatgtattattataccccagttaatgaaaataaatgttattaaggcattttcaggtgtttttcagtgttgctgggaaaaaattatctgttcctttttcccagcaagacacacaagaaatttcccagccagctagataaaattggttggtttcccagccagctgatcaaatttatttccaaaCCAGGAATTAAAGtacttaattacttaattacttacttaattaattaattaatgaccaaatgaccaaggacggacaacccctggaagacattttcattgggagaaaaactttttatgccctgagcgggatttgaacccacgtccccctgattaccggttgggtgtgatcaccactacactatcagagcaaccatgctggctacatggcc
The Montipora capricornis isolate CH-2021 chromosome 10, ASM3666992v2, whole genome shotgun sequence genome window above contains:
- the LOC138021246 gene encoding uncharacterized protein, which codes for MNLPEHSKAELLSWINNIAQSQRLLLTSNPDLILTTDASLLGWGAVLNGMATGGHWSAEEQGFHINYLEMKALSLGLKSLCPNAHDTHICVQSDNTTTVTYINAMGGVKSETCNDMALQIWEWCIARQIWLSARHIPGSQNIQVDTVSRALAIVKRSVSIHS